The genomic interval GTAATTCTCTCGCTGGAAACGGTAATGAATCAAGATCATTAACAACATCAATTTCGTCATTTATATAAAGTTCGCTCTTGTTCTTGAACGCGATGCCTTTTATTCCCGACAAATCATTTGACCTTCCGAGAACATCACAGACCTTAACGAGAACATTTTCTCCTTCGCCTATAACAACAAAATCCAAACCCATCTTATCCAGGGTTTCGACCGGGCGAACGGTGGGGTGAATACCTCCGGCGCAAAAAATTGCATTGGGAAAATGTTTTTTTAATGAAGCGGTAAAAGTTCTTGCGCGATGAAAGTTTGTGGTCAGAACAGAAAAACCTATTAAATCCGGAGTAAAATTTTGAGACAGTTCCTGTACTATTTTGTCTGTATTGTCATCCGGATAAACATCGTAAAGTCTAACCTCATGACCTTTTTGGAGCAGTACCGCGCCAAGATATGTAATTCCGAAAGGAATTGACATAATATAACTTGTGCGCATATTTATAAGTACAACCTTCATATTACGCTCACTGGATGTATAATAAACAAGATAGAATACCAGAGTCAGTCGACAATCCTGTAATCCCTGACATGTTTTTCCATCTCTTCAATTATCTGATGGCAGGAAATTCCGACTACAAGCTTTTCACTTATAAACCTTCCCATATCCATACAATGGTCTGCATTATTGTAATTGTACATGCCGATACGTCCGGTTAAAAGTAGATTTTCGACCTGCTTTAATTTATTTATGACAACCTGCATCTTATCTTCATACTGCAAATCATATCGAGGATAAAAGTTTTTCCTGCGTTTGACAAGATGGCCAATTACTTCCTCTGCTTTAATAAAGCCGCCTTCTACCAGCCCTTCCACACATTTCTTTGTCAACTCTTCGTTACTTGTCTGCCATTGCCAGCTATCTTCAGAGCAGGTAAAATCACAGCAAATTGCTGTTTTATCTGGTGGACACAGGTCAGGGTTCATCTGCTTTTGTTCAAAAATTCTGCTGAATATAAATTGTCTTTCAGGAAAAAATATCCACTGATCGCTCAGAATTAGGGGACGGTTAACAAAGATATAAATAAGTATCAAATGTCTGAACTGCAAACTCCCAACTGCATGATTAAACTCGCTATCCTCATCTCTAAAAACAAGTCGTCCCAGTTCTTCAATAGGAATGGAGGATATCAATAAATCGCATGGAAAAGATCGGTGTTCGCCATGAATAGAGCAAATAACAGACGATATTTTCTCATCTTCTTTCCTTATTTCTGTAACTTTCGCATTAGTGATAATCTTACCATCCATTCTTTCTATCTGTTCTTTCAGCGCATTAGGAAAATCTCCAAAACCATTTCTTGGATAATAGAAAGATTCAGCACTGGTTTCAGCCGTTTCTTTTTTTATTCCGAGCAATTTTAAAATCACTTCAAGTCCGCCTGATGAGGGGACTCGTGTGCGGGCCATTTCAAGATGTAGCGATGAAGGATTTCCCCAAACCTTATCTGCAAGTGGTTCGAAAACAAGTTTATAAGCAGGTCTTCCAAATCGTCTTATTATATATTCTTCGTATGAACCGGCATCATTCCTGTTCAAAGCCCCTTTGAAAAGTTCAAAGGCATATCCCATTCCCAATCTGAAGAACATGGCAGGACCAAGCGTTTGTGACAAATTGCCAAGCCGCAGCGGGTAATCTACGAGATGCCTATTTAAGAATAAGCGATTTCTCTTAGGAAGCTTGAGCAATCTGTCTCCCATGAGATTAACTATTTCATCAAGGATGCCCGGAATTACAGAATAAATCTTATGAGCGCCGTAATCCAGCGTAAATCCATCATGTTTAAAACTGCCGCACAATCCTCCAATAACAGGCTCTTTTTCAAGGATAGTAACCTTATATTTGCCTGTCCTGGAGAGAAAATAGCCTGCGGCTAACCCACCTATCCCAGCCCCTAATATAACGACATCTTTTTTATCTCCCAACTGAATACTCCTTATTTACGTCGTGCAATCACCATCATCTGCCCCATCCAGTACGGAATCGGAACATGTTGTATATGTAATGCCTGCGATAAAAAACTCCCCATTCCGGACAACCATGCAATATATGGTTTCATCCTCAAAAATATATATCCCAATTCAAGACTCTGCCAGTACTTCTGTTTATTTATCATCTGGAATCCCGTAAGTTTTAACATCTTTTCAATAGTATCAACTGTGAAATAATAGAGATGAACCGACAAAAGGAAAACCCATTTACGCCCCATCAGTCGTGCTATCGATGAGCCTATATCAGGATAGTTCACAATAAGCAAGCCGTCTGGTTTCAACACCCGATGACATTCTAATAATACGGATTTGGGATTCGGAGTATGCTCAAGAACATCCCAGAGTGTCACCACATCAAATGATGCATCCCCAAGGTTCATATCGAAAATGGTGCCGGTGTGAATGTGTATGCCGTATCGTTGCCTGCCCCATTCTGCCAGCCAGCGATTTGGTTCGCACCCTGTTGCATCCCAGCCCCGGCTTTTGGCAACTCCAAGAAATGAACCTCCTGCAGTTCCAACATCCAAAATCCTGCCTTTGTTAGGAACAAGCCGTTCGATAATACTCAGGTGTTTTTCGAATGTTCGCTCACGCGCTGCCGCCTGAGAAATAAATGTTTCATCAGTGCCTTCGCTATACCCCTCCAGTATTAAATCCTGTCTAATCCTTGGATTTAGGTATTGCAATCCGCATTTACGACATCGTACAAGTTGGTCTATGAGTATCTCGTCACCAGAGGAGCGGAATGTCTGTACTATTTTGTCAGGTTGGGAAATTTCATATGAAGGTAAATATATAACATCGTAGTTATCGGCCCCGCAAAGATTGCAAGCAACATCTTCAAGCAATGATTTATATTTATCGGCAGCATTAGACATTATTATTTTGTCTATTCCTTGTAATCAAATATCTGATTTCCTTAAACCTTGAATTAATAGAGCTAAGTATTATACCAATTCCAAATGCAATTGTTCCAACAGGCAGAAACAAGAGCATAACTCCTGTCAATATTTGAGACGGTAATTCTGTTATATTCAAGTAATTCATAACTCTTAAAAAAGCGGCTATAAACACAGTAAAAAAGCACAAAAGGCTGGTAAACCCGAATAGTCTCATAGGATTATGATCTCTCAAAATAACGAAAGCCGTTAACATTATACGAAAACCATCACGAAAACTTCTTAGTTTAGACTGGCTGCCTGCAGGACGACTCCTATATGAAATTGGTATTTCTATAACCTCCAATCCATTTTCTAATGCCTGGAGGGTTATTTCTGTTTCTGTTTCGAACCCTGGTTTTAACAAAGGTACGGAATCTATGAAGCGACGGCTGAACACGCGGTATCCTGATAAAATATCGTGGTAGTTTGTATCAAACATGCGATTAATAGAAGCTACAATCAGACGATTTCCAATCTGGTGGAGCTTCCGCAGTGAATCATTTGTAGCATTAGGCAGCCTGTTGCCAACAACCATGTCAGCCTCATTATTCAACACAGGTTTCAGCAATATCAGAGCATCATCTGCTTCATAAGTATCATCTCCATCTACAACAATTACTGCATCTGCTGAAATCGTATTGAAGATTGCACGCATAACATTGCCCTTACCCTGCTTTCGGACATGATACACTATCGCACCAGCCTCTTTTGCAAGCATTGCACTTCCGTCATTAGAATTATTATCAAAAACATAAATAGAAGCATTAGGCAGCACCCTTCTAAAATCACTTACAACTTTGGCAATAGTCAACGCCTCGTTATAACACGGGATGGCAACAGCTATTTTTTTTGTGTCCTGCATATTCATCAACTATATATTTTATTTTTTTTTGCTGAACAAATCCAGATATTTATATACAAGCGCCCTGTAAGGGATCATCTCCATTTTTGTATTGAAATTGCGCCTTAAAAAATTCAGAGGCTGTTTTAAAATTTTAAAGGGGTGATAAATAAATTTCCACAATAAAAAATATGTATATAAATGCAATCTGAAATTATTCAACTTGTGATAGTCGGTTCTCCATGAAGGAGAAAAGTTTAGTTCAGACAGGAATTCGAATCCATGAAAATTTTCATAAATTGCAGCACCCGGAACAGGTGTAATAATAAAAAGAGCTATTTCATCAACACCCCAACGGGTCAGATCTCTAACCAATGCATGAGTCAATTGCCTGTCATTGTCTGTTTCATCTGGAAATCCGAGAACAAAACATGCCTGAGAATAAATCCCCGCCTGATTCATTCTCTTGATAATACTTAATGCATGTTTAAGGTCAAAAGGCTTATGCATCAGTTCGAGCAGGCGCGATGAACCTGTCTCTGGAGAAATAGAAATATACTTGCATCCGGACTTTGCCATAAGGTCTATCGTCTCTTCATTCTTTATTGTTTCAACCTTAGTGCCAGCAACAATCTTCCATATTATCTTCAAGTTTCTTTTCAATATTTCATTGCATATATCTCTGATTCTCTGATCAGAAACAGTTGGATTCATATCCTCGATGTGAAACTCCTGTACATTATATTTATTGACGAAAAATTCGATTTCATCCACAACATTCTGCGATGATCTCGATCTCCATTTTTGATTATTAGCATAAGGAGCTACACAGAATCTGCATGAAAAGGGACATCCTCTTGAAGTCAGCAATGGCAAGTAGCTTTTTGTTGACTGAGGCCCAT from Dissulfurispira thermophila carries:
- a CDS encoding FAD-dependent oxidoreductase, whose amino-acid sequence is MGDKKDVVILGAGIGGLAAGYFLSRTGKYKVTILEKEPVIGGLCGSFKHDGFTLDYGAHKIYSVIPGILDEIVNLMGDRLLKLPKRNRLFLNRHLVDYPLRLGNLSQTLGPAMFFRLGMGYAFELFKGALNRNDAGSYEEYIIRRFGRPAYKLVFEPLADKVWGNPSSLHLEMARTRVPSSGGLEVILKLLGIKKETAETSAESFYYPRNGFGDFPNALKEQIERMDGKIITNAKVTEIRKEDEKISSVICSIHGEHRSFPCDLLISSIPIEELGRLVFRDEDSEFNHAVGSLQFRHLILIYIFVNRPLILSDQWIFFPERQFIFSRIFEQKQMNPDLCPPDKTAICCDFTCSEDSWQWQTSNEELTKKCVEGLVEGGFIKAEEVIGHLVKRRKNFYPRYDLQYEDKMQVVINKLKQVENLLLTGRIGMYNYNNADHCMDMGRFISEKLVVGISCHQIIEEMEKHVRDYRIVD
- a CDS encoding class I SAM-dependent methyltransferase; this translates as MSNAADKYKSLLEDVACNLCGADNYDVIYLPSYEISQPDKIVQTFRSSGDEILIDQLVRCRKCGLQYLNPRIRQDLILEGYSEGTDETFISQAAARERTFEKHLSIIERLVPNKGRILDVGTAGGSFLGVAKSRGWDATGCEPNRWLAEWGRQRYGIHIHTGTIFDMNLGDASFDVVTLWDVLEHTPNPKSVLLECHRVLKPDGLLIVNYPDIGSSIARLMGRKWVFLLSVHLYYFTVDTIEKMLKLTGFQMINKQKYWQSLELGYIFLRMKPYIAWLSGMGSFLSQALHIQHVPIPYWMGQMMVIARRK
- a CDS encoding glycosyltransferase, with the protein product MQDTKKIAVAIPCYNEALTIAKVVSDFRRVLPNASIYVFDNNSNDGSAMLAKEAGAIVYHVRKQGKGNVMRAIFNTISADAVIVVDGDDTYEADDALILLKPVLNNEADMVVGNRLPNATNDSLRKLHQIGNRLIVASINRMFDTNYHDILSGYRVFSRRFIDSVPLLKPGFETETEITLQALENGLEVIEIPISYRSRPAGSQSKLRSFRDGFRIMLTAFVILRDHNPMRLFGFTSLLCFFTVFIAAFLRVMNYLNITELPSQILTGVMLLFLPVGTIAFGIGIILSSINSRFKEIRYLITRNRQNNNV
- a CDS encoding B12-binding domain-containing radical SAM protein produces the protein MIILINPNLVVQRSDPFTTGIVYMPIGLAYIAASLRAANIPVKVIDAFAEQPYQARQNGNFLLLGLNHMEIIERIPDDTRAIFVYAINLINHLSTVEIVYAIKQSHPNIPVVVVENTQTVTAYSLHLVSREFYDAGADYILTGEGEHRAVRLAKALLSSELEKIKGIDGVGSQNFYNSPCDVITNLDNLPFPAWDLFPLQNYWKLRFAHGPQSTKSYLPLLTSRGCPFSCRFCVAPYANNQKWRSRSSQNVVDEIEFFVNKYNVQEFHIEDMNPTVSDQRIRDICNEILKRNLKIIWKIVAGTKVETIKNEETIDLMAKSGCKYISISPETGSSRLLELMHKPFDLKHALSIIKRMNQAGIYSQACFVLGFPDETDNDRQLTHALVRDLTRWGVDEIALFIITPVPGAAIYENFHGFEFLSELNFSPSWRTDYHKLNNFRLHLYTYFLLWKFIYHPFKILKQPLNFLRRNFNTKMEMIPYRALVYKYLDLFSKKK